Within Paenibacillus sp. RUD330, the genomic segment TGATATTCGTCGGCACGAGAAAGTACGAGCTTATCCATGAGCACAAAACCGCTTGGAATGCGGAGGTGTTCCGCGATCGCTACAGCGACATCCTGGAGCGCTACGATTATATTCTCGGCGACTGGGGCTACAGCCAGCTGAGGCTCAAGGGCTTCTATCGGGACGATAGTCCCAAAGCGAACCGGGACACCGCCTTTTCCGCCATCATGGAATATGTCAATGAATATTGCAATTTCGGGTGCGCTTACTTCATCATGGAGCTGAAGGAGCCGCTCAGCGCCGATCCGGATGCTCCTCCGGAGGAGCCGGGTCCGGACGACATCGTGATCGTGCCCGGCGTGCGCCGATTCGAAGAGGACAGCTACAGCCGGCCGCCGGCAGCTGATCGGCGCGGCCGCGGCGACCGCTCCTCCGGCAAGCGCGGCAGCGACCAAGCGGACGGCAACGACGCGAAGCAAGGCGAGGCCGCTGCGGAAGCCGGCGGCGCCGGAGAAGCCGCAGCCGCCACCGAGCGGCGCGGCTCGCGCCAGGGCCAGCAGGGCGGCCGCCCTGGCGGCGGCAAGCGCCAAGGCTCCGGCGGCGAGCGCCGCGGACCGCGGCGCGACGCCGCCGCGCCGGCTGCGCCGAGCGAGCGCCGCGAGCAGGCTTCGAGCGGCGATCGGCGTCCGCCGCGCCGCGAGCCCGCCGCTGAAGGCGGAGGCGAACGCCGCGAGCAGGACGGCGGCGAGAGCCGGCGGGAGCGGCGCGGCCAAGCGGCGGCGGAACGCCCGCGCGAAGCCGCCCCCGCTCCCGAAGCCCGCAGCGAAAGGCGCGAGCATCAGTCGGGGGGCAAGCGGCGCTCCGGCAGGAGCGGCGGATATCCCCGCCGCGACGGCGACACGGCGAGCGCAGGCCAAGGGGCGGGCGCGGAGCAGAAGTCCGGAGGAAGCAAGAAGCGTCCTTCACCGCCTCCGACCCCGCCTCCGACCAGCTAAACGTCAAAAAAAGGATGTTCCCTTCAAGCCGGCTACGCCGCGCTTCGGGAACATCCTTTTTTTATCGTTGCCTGCTCGTCCGATTTTCAATTGTCGCTGAAGTCGATGAACGCATCGCGCACCCGGTTCCAGAAAGGGAACGGACGGTAGCGTGCGAAGCTGATTTTGGCTGGAGCGACGCTGCAGCGGATGGAGCGGATATCCGCCCTCTCGATGCTCAGATGATCGATCGTCAGCAGCAGCCTCTGGTCCTTTTTGGAGACGATGTCGCAGTGGTGATGCTCGGGCAGGATGACCGAGGTGCCGAGCGTCCGGTAGACGCGGTTGTTGATCGATGCGATCTCCGCGAGCTGGAGGGAAGGAATGGATGGGTGGATGACAGCTCCGTTGAGGCTCTTGTTGTAAGCGGTGCTGCCCGACGGCGTCGATATGACCATGCCGTCGCCGCGGAAGGTCTCGAAGGGCTCGTCGTTGATGTTGACCTGCACGACGAGAGTGCCGTCGACGCCCTTGAGCGTGAATTCGTTCAAGGCCAAATATCCGGTTACTCCCTCCGGGGTATCCAGTTCGATCTGGGCGATCGGATAACGGACGATGCGCGGCTTCTGCTCGGCCATCATCTCGATGAGCTGCTCGATCTCATCGGCCTTCCAGTCGGCGTAGAAGCCGAGATGGCCGGTATGGACGCCGACGAAGGCGATGTCGTCGACTCGGTCCAAATAAGTATGGAAAGCATGGAGCAGGGTGCCATCCCCGCCAATGGAAACGACGGTATCCGGCTTCTTGTCGTTGCGAACGAAGCCTCGTGACGCAGCCAGCAGGTGGAAACGCTCCGTCAATTCATTGGAATACCGGTCGCCTCTGCTGAGTACCACATAATTGATCAAGAAATGGCGCTCCTTCCGAAACAAACAGGATAACCTGATGATAGCGGAAAACCGGTGTGAAAACAATGTCGAACGCACTTCAGCCCGGTCCGAGCCACCCCCACAGCAGATAGACAAGCGCCGCAGCGATAAGGCCGTGCGCGAGCCTTGCGAGCAGGAAGGGACGGTAGCGCAAGCCGGTATGGCTGAGCAGGCTGGCGATCTGGGCATGGACGGACAGTCCGGCCCAGCTCAGCACCCATGCGGCGGCCGCTGCCTGATGGATGAGCGGCACTCCGGCTTCGGCAGAAGCCTTGGCGCCGAGAGTGACCTCGAACAGCCCGCTTACGAAAGGAGCGGCCATATCGCCGGACAAGCCGAACAGAACAAACAAGGCTGCGACGGAATGCTCCAGCGCCCCTAGCACCGAGGCTTGGCGCAGCAGCTCCATCAGCACGGAGAACACGACGACGAGGCCTCCGACAACGACCATGAGCCTGAGGCCGGAAGCGATGGAATCCTTGAGCAGCACGCTGAAGGAGCGTCCGTCGAGCAGCCTCGCTTCGTGCATCGCCTTCAAGGCCGCGCTTAGGCCGCGTTGCTTCTTTCCCGTACCGGAATGTCCGGCTCGCAGGGCTGTATCCAATTCCCTGGCACCGTGGAAACGCATGAGCATGCCGACGATGAGGCTGCCGCCGTAATGGGCGGCTGCAAGAATCGGGGCAAGAGCCTGCTGGTGGAAGAAGCCGACCGACACGGCTCCGATCAGGAAGATGGGATCCGAGGTCGTCGTGATGGCGACGAGCCGCTCTCCTTCCACCCGCGTGAGGAGCTGCTGGTCGCGCAGCTGGGAGGTGAGCCTGGCGCCGACCGGATACCCAGACAAATAGCCCATTGCGAGCACGAAGCCGCCGTTGCCGGGAATCCGAAAAAGCGGACGCATGAACGGATCCATCAGCTTGCCCATGAAGTGGACGATTCCTATGCCGAGCATCAGCTCCGAGATGACGAAAAAAGGAAAGAGCGCAGGAAAAAGAACTTCCCACCAGATGGCTAGTCCTCTCAAGGAAGAATGGAGGACCGGTTCGGGAAAAACGGCCATCAGCGCCACAAGCAGCGCCGCGCAGAAGGCGGTCACGGTACTGGGATGAAGCAGCATTCTTGCCATGTAACGATCCGTTCCTCCTTTTGAAGCCTGGTTACCCTTAAGATATGAGCAGCGCTGGACAAACAGAAGCCGAATCGCAGCCGCTCATTGAGGGCTGGATGGAGAAGTCGGAAAAATCCGAATGATGAAAAAAATCAATAGAAAACGCTTGCAAAAAGGGGTGGCATTTACGGGGCGATATGGTACAATAGCATTACCTTTACCATGCTTGGAGTGATGGACATGAGTATTGTCGCCGGCATTCTGGTCTGTGCTTTTGTGTATGTGATTCGCGAGTCCCTTATGGCTCCTGGTGAAGAAGAATACGATAGCTGAAGAATCCTACTATAACCACATTCCAAATGCCCGCGGAAGCGGGCGTTTTTTTGTATGTAAAGGCTTTCGTGAAGAAGAAGAAAACAAGACTAAAGAACTAATAAGGGAGGCAATCCTTGCCGATGAATAGATATAACAGCCTATACGAATTGATGGGCGGCCATGAGACTGTAGCAAGAATGGTGGAGGCCTTTTATCCTAGAGTCCAAAAGGACGAGCTGCTGTCACCGCTGTTTCAGCGGGACATCGGACCGGTTATGGAAAAGCAAATCCAATTTCTGACCCAGTTTTTCGGCGGACCTGCTTTGTTTTCCGATCAGCACGGGCATCCGATGATGCGCGCCCGCCATCTTCCATTCGCGATTACGAAGGAACATGCCGCTGCTTGGCTCGCCTGCATGAGCGGGGCTCTGGAGGAGATCGGCATGCCGGAGGATTTGAAGTCCCATGTGCTGGAGCGGCTGTCAGGACCTGCCCATCATTTCGTCAATACCGCTTCGGACGGAGGCAACGAAAGCTAAGGAGATGATCTCCACATGGAGCCGCTATATCAGACCGCCGCACTGTGCCCTTGCTGCGGCAACGGATTCGAGACACCCCGAGTCCGCCCGAGCTTCAAGCGGGCCGCAGCGGTCGACACCGATTTCTGTTCCCGCTTCAAGGGAATTCATGCCGACTATTATGTCGTCCGGGTTTGCCCGCAATGCGGCTTTTCGACGACGGAGAACAGCTTGAGCAACCTCAACGATGCGCAGAAGGAAAATTATTATTTCCTGTATGGACGGATGTGGCAGCCCCGCAGCTATAGCGGACCGCGCACGCACAGCCAGGCTTTGGACTGCTACAAGCTGGCCCTGCTCAGTGCCGTGGCCGCGCAGGACAAGGATCGTCTGATCGCCGGGCTTCTCCATCATATCGCCTGG encodes:
- a CDS encoding NAD kinase, producing the protein MNYVVLSRGDRYSNELTERFHLLAASRGFVRNDKKPDTVVSIGGDGTLLHAFHTYLDRVDDIAFVGVHTGHLGFYADWKADEIEQLIEMMAEQKPRIVRYPIAQIELDTPEGVTGYLALNEFTLKGVDGTLVVQVNINDEPFETFRGDGMVISTPSGSTAYNKSLNGAVIHPSIPSLQLAEIASINNRVYRTLGTSVILPEHHHCDIVSKKDQRLLLTIDHLSIERADIRSIRCSVAPAKISFARYRPFPFWNRVRDAFIDFSDN
- the ylbJ gene encoding sporulation integral membrane protein YlbJ, encoding MARMLLHPSTVTAFCAALLVALMAVFPEPVLHSSLRGLAIWWEVLFPALFPFFVISELMLGIGIVHFMGKLMDPFMRPLFRIPGNGGFVLAMGYLSGYPVGARLTSQLRDQQLLTRVEGERLVAITTTSDPIFLIGAVSVGFFHQQALAPILAAAHYGGSLIVGMLMRFHGARELDTALRAGHSGTGKKQRGLSAALKAMHEARLLDGRSFSVLLKDSIASGLRLMVVVGGLVVVFSVLMELLRQASVLGALEHSVAALFVLFGLSGDMAAPFVSGLFEVTLGAKASAEAGVPLIHQAAAAAWVLSWAGLSVHAQIASLLSHTGLRYRPFLLARLAHGLIAAALVYLLWGWLGPG
- a CDS encoding globin, with amino-acid sequence MNRYNSLYELMGGHETVARMVEAFYPRVQKDELLSPLFQRDIGPVMEKQIQFLTQFFGGPALFSDQHGHPMMRARHLPFAITKEHAAAWLACMSGALEEIGMPEDLKSHVLERLSGPAHHFVNTASDGGNES
- a CDS encoding YutD-like domain-containing protein, which gives rise to MIFVGTRKYELIHEHKTAWNAEVFRDRYSDILERYDYILGDWGYSQLRLKGFYRDDSPKANRDTAFSAIMEYVNEYCNFGCAYFIMELKEPLSADPDAPPEEPGPDDIVIVPGVRRFEEDSYSRPPAADRRGRGDRSSGKRGSDQADGNDAKQGEAAAEAGGAGEAAAATERRGSRQGQQGGRPGGGKRQGSGGERRGPRRDAAAPAAPSERREQASSGDRRPPRREPAAEGGGERREQDGGESRRERRGQAAAERPREAAPAPEARSERREHQSGGKRRSGRSGGYPRRDGDTASAGQGAGAEQKSGGSKKRPSPPPTPPPTS
- a CDS encoding DUF2225 domain-containing protein — protein: MEPLYQTAALCPCCGNGFETPRVRPSFKRAAAVDTDFCSRFKGIHADYYVVRVCPQCGFSTTENSLSNLNDAQKENYYFLYGRMWQPRSYSGPRTHSQALDCYKLALLSAVAAQDKDRLIAGLLHHIAWLYRDEGDSEQELRFLRHALESYQRVYETEKVDNDAKLMYLIGELHRRLGERKEAVWWFSRVVNDKRIVDAAMIKASRSQWQLVREGNEDAPEWMMGGIPQASGGYEAQAIG